The Candidatus Jidaibacter acanthamoeba genome segment CTTCCCCTCCGGCTTCTTTAATGCCATCTACTTAGCCTCTGTACTAACTAAGCATTCCACTACTTCATATGCTTTATTTGCTAATGCTAGCTCAACGCAGTTAAATCTTCTGCATTTTTTAATTCTAACTCAGGTTTGGTAATTAGTATTCTTTCCACCATTTCCAAGTTACTGCTCCGTACGGCTTTATGCAAAGAAGCTTTATTACCTTTTACACCAATAAAGCTTCGGTTAGTTACTAGAATACAGCTGGCAACATATCAACTAGCTGAGAAAAAAAGTTACTAATCATACTATCGCCACCTAAGGAATCTTCAATATTCTCCGTGCCGAACACTATATAGCTTACTCCTGAGTCGCCATGAGCAAAAGGAGCTCCTATAGCAAAATCTGCAATGCCGTCATTGTTTACGTCACCCACTCCACTTACTGAATAACCCATAGAATCTTCCGAGCGCACTTTATTTATTTGAAAACCGTGACTGCCGTTTAGATTATACTGGTTGATGTATATCTCAGGTGGAAACCCGAGTTTATCTCCAAATAATACATAGCTTGTTTCCTGGCCTCCACACGCATTATAAGATTTACTTATAATTAAATCATTCAAGCCATCATTATTTATATCACCCGCGCCTTTTACTTTTAAGCTTGCACCCGTACTATCCTTAATAGCAAAACCGTTGTTTCCGTTAATACCTGATACACTAAAAGGATTAGAAAAATCTTTACTACCGTATAATATATAATTTGTCGGATTACCGCCGCATGGACCTGAACTGTCAGAAGACACGACCAAATCATTTAAGCCGTCACCGTTTACATCTCCTATACCGCTCACTGATGAACCAAGATAACTATTCTTGCTATCTCCTTGTATTTTAAACCCGTTATTACCCTCAATATACGGATATATATGCTGCGGTGCATTTCCCGATCCCTTTCCGTATACTACGTAGGCAGCTCCTATGCCATTATCAGCATTACGAGCACCTATGATTATATCATCCAAACCATCACCGTTAATATCCCCTAATTTGCCGATTGACTGTCCTGAAATACTATTTTGTTCCCCATAAATT includes the following:
- a CDS encoding FG-GAP repeat protein, coding for MTSLNNPFYLSSLNGKNGFKLIGDDNGELGWQISSAGDVNGDGINDIIVGAQAANKYAGKAYVIFGKDSKFSSKLSVSNLNGSNGFQIIGENSSDALGFSVSGAGDINGDGLHDIIIGAPGKNNQLGEGYVVFGSKSGFPSTINVSDLDGSNGFAIIGDDKEKGSSLGMSVSGAGDMNGDGLDDIVISAPQGIINNGGGVSYVLYGSNLPLPPIVNLTNLVQWKGLTIYGEQNSISGQSIGKLGDINGDGLDDIIIGARNADNGIGAAYVVYGKGSGNAPQHIYPYIEGNNGFKIQGDSKNSYLGSSVSGIGDVNGDGLNDLVVSSDSSGPCGGNPTNYILYGSKDFSNPFSVSGINGNNGFAIKDSTGASLKVKGAGDINNDGLNDLIISKSYNACGGQETSYVLFGDKLGFPPEIYINQYNLNGSHGFQINKVRSEDSMGYSVSGVGDVNNDGIADFAIGAPFAHGDSGVSYIVFGTENIEDSLGGDSMISNFFSQLVDMLPAVF